GGAAGATGACTtacctccccctcctgcccttggctcagTCCAGGTCAATGAGCAAGGGAGCCAGGATCTCAATGCACTCCCTGTGCCTCCCCCAAAGCAGGCCTTCTCCAAGTTCTACCAGCAGCGCCAAGTGAATGAGCTAAAGAGGCTCTACAGACACATGCATCCTGAGCTCAGGAAGAACTTGGAAGAAGCTGTGACTGAGGACCTGGCAGAAATGCTTAATAGCGAAGATCCCAATGCACAGGCATCTGTGAACCTGGACAAAGTTCTTCCGGGAGAAGTTCAGTCCATGCGCTGGATTTTTGAGAACTGGGCTCTTGACTCCATTGGGGACCACCAAGCCACAAAGAAGCTGGCAGAAGAAGAGGTCATTCCTGGTGGGGATGTGAAAAGTACCTCCTTGATGTTTGAAAGCCAGTCGATCAATGGGGACAGCCTGTCAACATCGGCCAGAATCTCAGAACTAGAACTTGCCAGGGGGGATGTCCACACTGCCCGCTGGCTCTTTGAAACCCAGCCACTGGATGCATTAAACAAATTGTACTCAGATGACACTGAAGTGCAGGAGGCAGTTCTCAAGGagcctgtccagggaggtgatgtgaAAGGTGCCAGACAGCTCTTCGAAGCACAGTCCTTGGATGCTATAGGACGCTGTTACTcagtggaggagaagagcatcCTACAGCTCAAGTCAGAAATCCAGGAGCTAAAAGGCGATGTTAAGAAGACTGTCAGGCTCTTCCAAACGGAGCCCCTCTGTGCCATCAGAGACAAAACTGGGAACATCCACGAAATCAAGTCtgtctgcagagaagaaatCCAGAGCAATGCAGTCAGAACAGCTCGCTGGCTGTTTGAGACTCAGCCCCTGGATACCATCAACAAGGACACTTCCAAAGTGCAAATAATCCGTGGGATCTCACTGGAAGAAATTGCAAGGCCAGATGTTAGTGGAGCAAGGTGGATATTTGAAACTCAGCCTCTGGATGCCATCAGAGAAATCACAGTGGAAGAACAAGATTTCAAGGCTTCAACAGATTTTGTCACCGGGGCAGACGTCAGTAAGCAGCGACTGCTCTTTGAGACCCAGACTCTTGATTCTCTGAAAGGAGAAGATTCAGAAAGTGTTGTAGCCAAAGAAAAAGTCATTGGTGGTGACGTGAAATCTACACTCTGGCTATTTGAAACCCAGCCAATGGAAACCCTGAAAGACAATTTTGAGGTGGGCCGTTTAAAGAAAGTAGAGCTttcagcagaggagaagggagatgtgaagcaaagaaagcatGTCTTTGAGACCTGTCCCTTTGGCAGCATCTCCAAGGCATTTGAAGAAGAAGTTCCAGCCACCAGCACGGAAGAGGTAGTGAAAGGGGATGTCAAGTCTTTCAAGACCCTGTTTGAGACTCTCCCCTTAGACAGCATTAAGCAGGCTGATGCTGAGCCTGTCAccaaagaagaggagaagattCCTGCTGGCAATGTCAAAGCCAACCAAATCCTGTTTGAGACAACACCTCTGTATGCCATCAAGGATAGCTTTGGCAATTTCCATGAAGTCACTTCAGTAAGCAGGGAGCAAATCATCAGTGGTGATGTCAAGAACTACAAATGGATGTTTGAAACCAAGCCCCTGGACCAGTTTGATGAAAGCATCAAGAAAGTGGATATAATACGGGGGATCACAAAACAAGAGGTGGTGGCTGGAGATGTCAGAACAGCCAAGTGGCTGTTTGAAACTCAGCCCATGGATGTCATTCACCACCAAGCCATGCAAGGTGAAGAGCATCCTTCAGTGAAGCGGGAGATCTCCCAGCGGGGGGATGTGAAGACCTGCAGATGGCTTTTCGAGACCCAGCCCATCCATACCCTGTATGAGAAGGCTGaaaagaagcaggaggaggacggTGGTGTCATCCAAGCTGATGTGAAGTCATACACATGGATGTTTGAGACTCAGCCCCTGGACTCCCTCAAAGGTCAGGAGGAGCAGTATTTGCAAGTCAGTAAGGCATACAGTCAGGAGGAACTACAAGGAGTTGATGTCAAAACTGTCCGGCACCTATTTGAGACTGAACCCTTGGGCAGTGTTGGTGCTGGTGAAGCTGACCAGAAAAAAACTCCAGTGAGGTATGCCAGTCGTGTGGAAATACAGTCTGGGGAAGTGTCCAGAGTGAAAGAGTTCTTTGAAGCCAAGCCCTTGGACACAGCCACCAAACCAACATCCCAGAAGGATGATGGGACTATTGAAGCCGGATCTGTGCACAAGTTCACTTGGCTCTTTGAGAACTACCCCATGGACACCCTGAAGGACAGCTCTGAGGGCATCCAGgaaatccctccagagaaggataccaaggggggagaggttggaggcAAAAGGTTTGTATTTGAGACGTATTCCCTAGACCAAATCCACGAGCAAGTGGATGAGACAGAGCTCCAGAAGATCCAGAAAGACACCATGAGCAAAGCCAATGTCAAGTCTTGCACAATGCTCTTTGAAAGCCAACCCTTATATGTTATCCAGGACAAAGAGGGGGGATACCATGAGGTCACCTCAGtgcagaaagaagaaatcatGAAAGGTGAGGTGAAAGGTGCACGGTGGTTGTTTGAAACTAAGCCCCTGGATCAGatcaagaaggaagaagaagtgTTTGTGATTAGGGCTGTCACTCAAGAGGACATCAAGAAAGGAGATGTCCAGGCTGCCCGGTGGAGGTTTGAGACAGAGCCTCTTGACTCCTTCTCAGCTGGAAAGACGTCTGTGCCCAGAACAGTAGATGACGTACAGAGGGGAGATGTTCAGTCCAACAAGCAGCTCTTTGAATCCCAGCAAGTGGGCCAGAAGAAGTACGTGAGGATGGTCAGCGTCAGTGATGTTCAGAGGGGTGATGTGAGGACATCCACTTGGCTTTTTGAAAACCAGCCTGTGGACTCCTTGTACGGGGATGCAGAGAGAGACTCATCGATCAGCACAGTGCAGAGAGAAGACAGCCAGAAAGGGGATGTAAAACGCTGCACCTGGCTGTTTGAAACCCAGCCCATGGACACTCTTAAGGACCCAGAGGCCATGGTTAGTCCTGGGGCCCAAGAAGCAATTCCCCGTGCAGATGTGAAAAGCACAACGTGGCTCTTTGAGAGCACACCCCTGGATAAATTTGGTGCTTCTGAAAGCAGCGTAGAAACAGAACTGAAGGAAAGGACAATGAAGGAGACTTTAGAGACACTCTGCACTTGCCAGGCTATTCAACATGATGGGATCCTCATTGAAGCCAATGACATGGAGAGTGTGAAGATGGTGAAGTACCAGCTcagcagcccaggtgctccagagATCCTGAAAGAGGAGATTGTGGGAGGTCATTTGCAGAGGATCATGCTACAGCTTCTGCACAGAACCGAGGTGGAAGCACAGagtgtgctggtggaggaggacaGAGAAGGCAAGATCAAAGTAAGCCCATTGCAGCTACTGGACCAGAGTGAAGCTGTTAAAGGTAGAGAGGACTTGAGTGGAAACGTAGCCAAGGCTCTACAGGGTCTCCTCAGTCAAGATACTTCCATCAAAAAAGGGATAATCTTGCAAGAGACAAAGTCAGGATCAGTGAAGATGACCATCTACTCCCTCCTGTTCCATTCTGTCCAACAGAAAGTTGTCAAGGGAGATGTGAAGTCAACGATAGGAAACCTGTTGGCTTCCTCtcaggagcagaaagcagcagcaaccatTAAGCGTGAGGACAACGAGAAGGGAAATGTCCAGCTTTTTGCCAGCTGCATTGAGAAGGGGGATCTAGACTATCTGAAGAATCTCCAGCAGGAGTCAGAGATACAATCCCTCATCTCTTCCCaagcagaggagggagcagaCGAGAGTgcctcccaggctgtgcagggggctaAGATACTCGTCTTACCAAAGAAAGAACAAGTAGAGAAAGCCATTGCAGAGGGAGAGCCAGGGGCTACCGAGGGAGCAAAAAAGGTATTTGCATGTGAAAGCATGGGCAGAGAGGGTGTATTAGAGAGAGAGGCTGTGCGTGCAGCAGGTGTGGCAGGCACCACTGTGCAGTGTCTTGGCAAGCCCCTGCCCACAGTGATGGGAAAGGAAGAGACTCTGTCAGGAGGGCTTAAAGTGACTACAAAGTCAGTCCAAAGGGTTGCAGATGTCAGcaagaaggcagagaaagaagcagCCACCACTGCCAGTGTGAAGGAACCCAAAAATACTGTGCAAGGCAAGTTTACAAACCAAGTGATGGCTCAGAGGGGAGAAGTGGATGGGAAACAGCAGACTTTGGTGACTGGGGAAGCCAACCAGGTGCAGACAgaagaaaaggccctggggagTGACCTTCAGGCTGCAATGCAAAGCCTGAGGCTAGCAACAGCAGAAGCAAAAAACATTCAACACCATGTCCAGAGCAAGCTACAGAGGAATAGGGAGGAGGTCCACatggcctgcaggcagcaggcagcaagtaCACAGGGGACAGTGACCCTTCAATCAACTGTACACCAGCAAGACTCATCTTCCACTGTGCAGGAgagcaccagcactgccaccagGACCACCACCACTAGAGTCCAGGAGGCATCCAAGACCCATACAAGCATGTCTCAGAAGAGCATAGCATCACACCAAAAGGTCAGTGCTTCAGAGGAAGTACAGGGAGGACAACTGTTGAGCCAGGAGAGTCAAGTTGTGCCTAGTAGAGGTGTTAGCATTAAGGATGGTCTTTATACTGCCACCCCCGTGGAAACCTTTCTAAACCCTCTGGTTGAGGCTGGTAACAAAGAGCAATCAGAGCAAGAAGGAAGAGATGTTATTGTCAGAGGGGATGTGCAGACAGCTATCCGAGCGCTGCAAAGCGCCGCCACAGAACAGCGCCCGGTAGAAAAGGAGGACGTTGTCCGAGGTAACTTAAGAGCCACACTTCAGTCGCTGGAAAAGTCTAACGTTAATGTCTCCAGAGGGGACTTTAAAGCTGCTATGATATACAGGAATGCAGGGCAGTCCTATTCTgtgtgtaaaaagaaaaatgagccTCCAGTCCCTAGTAACCAGACTGCTGTAGTGGCTTCAGGGTCACACGCTGATAAtgactttcctcctcctccctcagtTGCTGTGATGAAAGCAGAACATTGCCCACCCTCAACTAAAGCAACAAGAGAAGGTGCCCTTCCACTACCAACCAGCAAAGATGAAGCCTCAGGATGCTCTACACCACTCCAGATCCCAGTTCTTACCCTCCCTTCTCTGTCCTGCAAACCCAGTGATCAGAGTCCTGCAGAGAAGACCAGGACCTCTTCAAACCCAGAAATTATTCCCCCACCCAGGAAAAAACCTGTTCCCCCTCCAAAACCTGAGCATCTCTTACACAAGGCATATTCTGCCTCAGCAAGTAACAGCATAAGTGGATCCACCAAACccatccctccacctctgcctccAAAACCACAAGGCCTGAGAGAGATCAGCAAGCCAAAGTCCCCCCTCATGGAGCTAGGCTTAAGCTGCACAGAAGTGCATGAGCAATCAAGCCATGAGGAGGTTCAGGcaaagtgctgcactttggagTCATCTGTGAACGAGTCAGTCACAGCTCAGGGTATGAGTTCTCAGAGACAGCTTCCAAAAACCATGACCAAAACCCCCCTTCAAATGGCAGAGGAAAGGTACAAGGCCAGCAAAGGACAAGAAAaggtggaactggatggtgCTAAGACTTCAAAGCCAATAAAAAATGGAGTGGTTGGGTTTGAAGTCAAGCAGGGAATGATgagtgggaaagcagcagccccaaggacaTGCCCAGGTGAGACGGTTCAGAGGCATATAGATCTGTGTCAAGACAAGAATGGGTGCTCTTCAATatcccatccagcctgtcctggcagAACAGAGACACTTAATGTgccaggacagactgagaggagCACCTCCTCTGTGGCCCACACCGTTTCTTCGAAGAGAGCAGATGACTTTGCACAGAACACCGCATCCAAGGCGGAAAGGGAAAGTGTGTCTAATTCTTATCAGTCATGGgagagtcagagagttgtgCAGCAAGTGAATGAGAGGAGGCAAACGTGTCATTCAATGTCCTTCCATCAGCAACAAATGAACTCCTTTGAGGAACATCACCAGGGGAGCAATGGGCAGTTGAAATgtcctgatggagaggcagCGACACCTGCCCAGGAGAAGCCAGCAGTCGttatgagagaaaaaaacaagagagaaacGGAAGATGAGCGTCGGAAGAGGCTGTCGGTGCACA
The Dryobates pubescens isolate bDryPub1 chromosome 21, bDryPub1.pri, whole genome shotgun sequence DNA segment above includes these coding regions:
- the XIRP1 gene encoding xin actin-binding repeat-containing protein 1 isoform X2 — translated: MSEAQKSSKVASKKMEDDLPPPPALGSVQVNEQGSQDLNALPVPPPKQAFSKFYQQRQVNELKRLYRHMHPELRKNLEEAVTEDLAEMLNSEDPNAQASVNLDKVLPGEVQSMRWIFENWALDSIGDHQATKKLAEEEVIPGGDVKSTSLMFESQSINGDSLSTSARISELELARGDVHTARWLFETQPLDALNKLYSDDTEVQEAVLKEPVQGGDVKGARQLFEAQSLDAIGRCYSVEEKSILQLKSEIQELKGDVKKTVRLFQTEPLCAIRDKTGNIHEIKSVCREEIQSNAVRTARWLFETQPLDTINKDTSKVQIIRGISLEEIARPDVSGARWIFETQPLDAIREITVEEQDFKASTDFVTGADVSKQRLLFETQTLDSLKGEDSESVVAKEKVIGGDVKSTLWLFETQPMETLKDNFEVGRLKKVELSAEEKGDVKQRKHVFETCPFGSISKAFEEEVPATSTEEVVKGDVKSFKTLFETLPLDSIKQADAEPVTKEEEKIPAGNVKANQILFETTPLYAIKDSFGNFHEVTSVSREQIISGDVKNYKWMFETKPLDQFDESIKKVDIIRGITKQEVVAGDVRTAKWLFETQPMDVIHHQAMQGEEHPSVKREISQRGDVKTCRWLFETQPIHTLYEKAEKKQEEDGGVIQADVKSYTWMFETQPLDSLKGQEEQYLQVSKAYSQEELQGVDVKTVRHLFETEPLGSVGAGEADQKKTPVRYASRVEIQSGEVSRVKEFFEAKPLDTATKPTSQKDDGTIEAGSVHKFTWLFENYPMDTLKDSSEGIQEIPPEKDTKGGEVGGKRFVFETYSLDQIHEQVDETELQKIQKDTMSKANVKSCTMLFESQPLYVIQDKEGGYHEVTSVQKEEIMKGEVKGARWLFETKPLDQIKKEEEVFVIRAVTQEDIKKGDVQAARWRFETEPLDSFSAGKTSVPRTVDDVQRGDVQSNKQLFESQQVGQKKYVRMVSVSDVQRGDVRTSTWLFENQPVDSLYGDAERDSSISTVQREDSQKGDVKRCTWLFETQPMDTLKDPEAMVSPGAQEAIPRADVKSTTWLFESTPLDKFGASESSVETELKERTMKETLETLCTCQAIQHDGILIEANDMESVKMVKYQLSSPGAPEILKEEIVGGHLQRIMLQLLHRTEVEAQSVLVEEDREGKIKVSPLQLLDQSEAVKGREDLSGNVAKALQGLLSQDTSIKKGIILQETKSGSVKMTIYSLLFHSVQQKVVKGDVKSTIGNLLASSQEQKAAATIKREDNEKGNVQLFASCIEKGDLDYLKNLQQESEIQSLISSQAEEGADESASQAVQGAKILVLPKKEQVEKAIAEGEPGATEGAKKVFACESMGREGVLEREAVRAAGVAGTTVQCLGKPLPTVMGKEETLSGGLKVTTKSVQRVADVSKKAEKEAATTASVKEPKNTVQGKFTNQVMAQRGEVDGKQQTLVTGEANQVQTEEKALGSDLQAAMQSLRLATAEAKNIQHHVQSKLQRNREEVHMACRQQAASTQGTVTLQSTVHQQDSSSTVQESTSTATRTTTTRVQEASKTHTSMSQKSIASHQKLL
- the XIRP1 gene encoding xin actin-binding repeat-containing protein 1 isoform X1, with the protein product MSEAQKSSKVASKKMEDDLPPPPALGSVQVNEQGSQDLNALPVPPPKQAFSKFYQQRQVNELKRLYRHMHPELRKNLEEAVTEDLAEMLNSEDPNAQASVNLDKVLPGEVQSMRWIFENWALDSIGDHQATKKLAEEEVIPGGDVKSTSLMFESQSINGDSLSTSARISELELARGDVHTARWLFETQPLDALNKLYSDDTEVQEAVLKEPVQGGDVKGARQLFEAQSLDAIGRCYSVEEKSILQLKSEIQELKGDVKKTVRLFQTEPLCAIRDKTGNIHEIKSVCREEIQSNAVRTARWLFETQPLDTINKDTSKVQIIRGISLEEIARPDVSGARWIFETQPLDAIREITVEEQDFKASTDFVTGADVSKQRLLFETQTLDSLKGEDSESVVAKEKVIGGDVKSTLWLFETQPMETLKDNFEVGRLKKVELSAEEKGDVKQRKHVFETCPFGSISKAFEEEVPATSTEEVVKGDVKSFKTLFETLPLDSIKQADAEPVTKEEEKIPAGNVKANQILFETTPLYAIKDSFGNFHEVTSVSREQIISGDVKNYKWMFETKPLDQFDESIKKVDIIRGITKQEVVAGDVRTAKWLFETQPMDVIHHQAMQGEEHPSVKREISQRGDVKTCRWLFETQPIHTLYEKAEKKQEEDGGVIQADVKSYTWMFETQPLDSLKGQEEQYLQVSKAYSQEELQGVDVKTVRHLFETEPLGSVGAGEADQKKTPVRYASRVEIQSGEVSRVKEFFEAKPLDTATKPTSQKDDGTIEAGSVHKFTWLFENYPMDTLKDSSEGIQEIPPEKDTKGGEVGGKRFVFETYSLDQIHEQVDETELQKIQKDTMSKANVKSCTMLFESQPLYVIQDKEGGYHEVTSVQKEEIMKGEVKGARWLFETKPLDQIKKEEEVFVIRAVTQEDIKKGDVQAARWRFETEPLDSFSAGKTSVPRTVDDVQRGDVQSNKQLFESQQVGQKKYVRMVSVSDVQRGDVRTSTWLFENQPVDSLYGDAERDSSISTVQREDSQKGDVKRCTWLFETQPMDTLKDPEAMVSPGAQEAIPRADVKSTTWLFESTPLDKFGASESSVETELKERTMKETLETLCTCQAIQHDGILIEANDMESVKMVKYQLSSPGAPEILKEEIVGGHLQRIMLQLLHRTEVEAQSVLVEEDREGKIKVSPLQLLDQSEAVKGREDLSGNVAKALQGLLSQDTSIKKGIILQETKSGSVKMTIYSLLFHSVQQKVVKGDVKSTIGNLLASSQEQKAAATIKREDNEKGNVQLFASCIEKGDLDYLKNLQQESEIQSLISSQAEEGADESASQAVQGAKILVLPKKEQVEKAIAEGEPGATEGAKKVFACESMGREGVLEREAVRAAGVAGTTVQCLGKPLPTVMGKEETLSGGLKVTTKSVQRVADVSKKAEKEAATTASVKEPKNTVQGKFTNQVMAQRGEVDGKQQTLVTGEANQVQTEEKALGSDLQAAMQSLRLATAEAKNIQHHVQSKLQRNREEVHMACRQQAASTQGTVTLQSTVHQQDSSSTVQESTSTATRTTTTRVQEASKTHTSMSQKSIASHQKVSASEEVQGGQLLSQESQVVPSRGVSIKDGLYTATPVETFLNPLVEAGNKEQSEQEGRDVIVRGDVQTAIRALQSAATEQRPVEKEDVVRGNLRATLQSLEKSNVNVSRGDFKAAMIYRNAGQSYSVCKKKNEPPVPSNQTAVVASGSHADNDFPPPPSVAVMKAEHCPPSTKATREGALPLPTSKDEASGCSTPLQIPVLTLPSLSCKPSDQSPAEKTRTSSNPEIIPPPRKKPVPPPKPEHLLHKAYSASASNSISGSTKPIPPPLPPKPQGLREISKPKSPLMELGLSCTEVHEQSSHEEVQAKCCTLESSVNESVTAQGMSSQRQLPKTMTKTPLQMAEERYKASKGQEKVELDGAKTSKPIKNGVVGFEVKQGMMSGKAAAPRTCPGETVQRHIDLCQDKNGCSSISHPACPGRTETLNVPGQTERSTSSVAHTVSSKRADDFAQNTASKAERESVSNSYQSWESQRVVQQVNERRQTCHSMSFHQQQMNSFEEHHQGSNGQLKCPDGEAATPAQEKPAVVMREKNKRETEDERRKRLSVHKEEIMKGNVKEAMEIFENLRRQEELQEILTRVREFEEETSKVDVKALKSFFEKVPEWVVRQKAQQARQQDRAETLAKEDTDSVSSMELVFGDLERASAEIMHLKEQTLARILDIEEAIKKALYSVSSLKSESDIAGLSGLFKESLGNTQSSVSSSNIRKISIVSSKARQEGMTLETGEAASVEGAKVAEKSEVTKAELGIPRLVQSRVSSPSSPSYISIESAARKPAESPKATHAPCNVPAPDCPDTQKKKDASAHNSFSSFNHPSAGPTGHDKTPFEKRPEPIQTKVGLSSMKQHTVGNANHQISEKEKCPPDTSKGSCHCGMKGGFSDYSSLNVSSPQNPRRQKSILELQTGPDGSKLYGATRTVMEQYEEMDQFGNKIITSSTTVTKQSETQTSSTCDVVSHPQYDVSASPMFQRYLKSPGEGFRTNGSFQEPGVVFVTFGNSKPKK